The Nicotiana sylvestris chromosome 6, ASM39365v2, whole genome shotgun sequence genomic sequence GTTCTCTTTAGGCATGGAATCTGAATCTTGATGTGTTAACAATTATGGCAAGGATGTATTATTCTCGaataaaaggaagttttttctttctttttctttctcattttctttgataAATTTGCCTATTACTACTTATTATTTCGAGACCGCTTGCGCACAGTTGACTAATTCTCACAAGTTACATGTTATCTCTCATCAGTATAGGTATTGGATAGCTCTATCCACCAATACTCTTAATATTCCTTTTTTGTTAGCTGTCTACATTACATTCCTTTGGATGCTGCCCGGGGCGGAACTAGCATACGAGTtacgggttcggccgaacccaataGTTTTTGTTCAAACCTTATATTTGTCTTAAGAGATCTATTGAATATGTACAAATTTTTAATTTAGAACCCACTAACTTAAACGATTTAGAATTTTGAACCCATAAATTTTAAATCCTGACTCCGCCTCTGAGTGCTGCTTTTCTTCGTGAACCGCGCTACCCTTTATTCGTATATGTTAGCCTATGAACCGCGCTCATTGTTAGTGACGTAGAGGGTCCTGATGTCATGACTCGAATCGTTTGATTCATCTTTTAAATAAACAAAGATGCAGATGTCTCTCAAATGAAGTGGGAAACTCATATTCTTGGTTACAATCTAATCAACGACAATCTTTCTACTCACTCTTCATGAATAAAAGCAAGTCTTTGTTTATAAAATATTGTCTTAGAGTCACGCAGAggtagatttgggatttaaaTTTAGTGAGtttaacttttaagattttaAACATTGACCTCAATACACTATTTAAAATTATTGGGTTCAAATCTAATACTTGTCGAGATTTTAGTAGATTCTTACGTATAAATTTATATTATATGTCACAATTATATGTTCAGTTAAACTAATAAGTCCTCCCCCCCAAACCCCGAAGTCATGCAACACATGTTCGACTTTAAATTAGAACCAGATTCGTACCAATGATCACTCATCCAAAAAGGGACTTGTAAAACATAGATAATATAATTCAATCGAAACAGCACAGAGATCAGAATCTAATTCTACTGGGACACAAAGTGGAGGTTTTTTAATATAGAGGATCTGATCCTTAGTCCATTTCAGGTGCTATGATTTTTCACTTGCTTTTTTACTCCAAGTGAAAAAGACTAGATGGAGAGTATAAAAGAGGGGAAGCAGAAATAGAAATTATAAGGTTGGATTGAAAAGAAGAATGTGTCCAGGAATTGATTGCAGTTGCAGACCTTTGGCCTTTTTGTTAGGCCTCCCTTTTGCTCTCATTTCCCTGCTTATCACCATAGTCGGCGTCTTCATCTGGATTATCGGGTTTTTTATTagctctttttccttctttttttttttctatttaattTTCATTTCAGGTAATTGTTTATGAATTATTTTTTGACtatatatgtgtgtatgtgtatagGTCGACGTGTCCATGTTGCATATGTGTGACAGTGTTGGTTGAATTTGGGCTGGCGTTGATTAAGGCTCCTATTCGTGTCATGAAGTGGTTTGCTGATAAGATCCCTTTTTGACAGACTCTTTCCATCACTTTGCTCTACTTTTATACTTTGAGAAAGGGTTAAATTTGTTGTTGTATGTATTGTTCGGAATTGAATAACTTTTGCCCTCTTTTACACTTTTGATTTAATATTACTTCGTTATTAGGATAGAGTCTTATTTTTACTCTTGATCTCTAATGAGCTGTAACATGAGGGTAATTTTGTATCATTGTCGAAAGTCGACAAATTCGAACTCATGGGATCTGCTTGTTTTATATTGGAACTCTATCAATGACAaggaaaaatatgaagaaaaaaaattgatgAAGACAAGAATATGAATGAACTATAAGTTAAACGGATGAGAAAATTGCTCAAGAGCAAATTTGGACCTCCTCCTCTTTTCGCTGTGTAATGCATATCTACGTTACTCTGAATTTGATGGATATGATATTTTTTGAGTTTAAGATGTATATACATTACATATCATAAAGTTAAAGATTATCTTGGATTGTACCGATAGGATGCTGGACAAATATATTGCTTTCCAATTTTGTTGCAGATTTGTGTGTCTACGATCAACTTAAAGAATATATCACACACTTGCAAAAGTTTTCACTAATAACAAAAGAAGTTGCACAATCAGGACTCATACAGAAATTGCACTTGTAACAACAAAATATGTATGTACTTATGACCCTTTTATAACTATTATGAAGCATTCCCCTAACCAGACAACCTTCTCAAAAAGGACTGGAAACACTTAAACCAAAAGCATGCGCCAACTCAGCCATTTCATTGTGATTGACTTCTCTTCTCTATTCCCACTGGTTCACTCCCCTCAAACTGGCCACTGCCAGCAACAAAATCTTTGGCAGTCTTCCCTATTTCAGCTATAGTTTCCCCAATAGCTTGTAGCACCCCTCCTCCCTGCTGCTGCACTTGCTTGCTCTCTTCTCCCCTCTCCTTTACTTCGCGCTTTTCCACACTAATGACTCCGCCTTCGCTTTCTCCTTGTGCACATATTTAACAAGAAAATCAGCTATCACTTTTTGGCCCTTAAAACTAGTCAGTCTTGAAACTGTGCGTTTAATACAGTataaagcaacaacaacaacagacgTGGTTTAAAACTAGTCAGTAACGCACAGTATAAAGTAACAACAAcgcagtgtaatcccacaagtggggtcaaAGGAGAGTAATATGTCCGCAAAACTTACCCCTACCTATGATAAGGTAGAGAGGCTTCACACAGGCTTAATACAATATAAGCAAAACATAAAATCTAATatataaacaacaacaacccagtataatcccactagtggggtctgtggagggtagtgtatatgcagaccttacccctaccctggggtagagagaggctgtttccaaatagaaattcggcatccttccctccaagaactccccacaGACCTCCAAAAACACTTgttcttggggtgactcgaactcacaacctcttggttggacgtggaggttgcttaccatcagagcaacccctcttgtctaaaatctactccctccgtttcaatttatgtgaactcatttgatTGAGCACGGAGTTTAAGAGTAGAGGGAAGACTtctgaacttgtggtgtaaaatgaagcaTATATATTttatgtggctataaatcattgcataaaggtaaattgtttccaaatagggaAAGATGTCactctttttggcacggactaaaaaggaaataggttcacataaattgaaacggggaAGTAATATATATAACTATGTCAAAAGGATAATCCTCTTTGCATTAGTTCAGCTAAAATGATCATGACTAATTGACGTCAGTGTACCATAAAAAAAGACGTAGTAGTAGCTATTATCCTCATATTTACCTTGGAATTACCTTCTAATTGTTTCTCAGCTTCTACTTTCTTTCTAGCTGTATAATCTACTGCACTTTCTTCAGCTGAAACTACATAATCTATAGCAGCAGCTAATTTATCCCCTGCATATCCCACGGCGCTCTTTCCAGCATCAGCTACCACATCCTTCGCCGCGACCGCCTTCTCTCCTGCATACCCTGCAGCCCTAGAAACAACACCAGCCGTGGCTTTGGTTGCCTCTGCAGCTGCTTTAGCAGTATAATGTGCAGCCCCTAAACCAGCAATTTCTGTTTCATCCTTCGCAGTTTCAGCTACTTCCCCTGCATATCCTACCGCGCTTTTTCCTGTTTCCACTGTAGCGTTTTTAGCTTCGACACCTTTCTGGCCAACATAACTTGCTGCATTCTTGGTCTTCTCTGCAGCCGTCTTACTTAGTTCTGCTGCAGTCTGTTTGGCTTGTGTAGCCTTTTCGCCAGCATAATTAGTTGTTGACTGAGCTGCAGTACTGATTTTTTCGGCAGCATAATCTTTTGTCTCCCCTGCTTTTTGCAGGGTGTAATCTTTTGCCTTCTGTGCTGATTCCACAGCAGTTTGTCCTGCACTTGTAAGGGTATCTGCAGTTGCAGCATAAGCTTGCTGACTTTTCTCAAGAACAGTGTCCTTGGCAGCTCCAGCCTTGTCCGCGACGTACTCGGATCCAATTTGAACACCATGCACAATAGTGTCTTTGGCTTGTGCACCTGCACTTGAAAGAGTAGGATATCTTTGGTTGCAGTGCAAGCAAAGGCGGATCAAATGattaattttgataaatttttaaCTCTAAGGTTCTTTGTATTGACGCACCAGCGCCCTGCAACTATTTATACCTGTATTTTTGAACAAGTATGGGTCCAGAATGTTACTCATTATACTTGTACTTTCAAACTTATGGATCTAGAATGTCATTTGTATTTTTTGACAAATATATATATCCATATGGCCCATTTCCAATATTGGACTAAATTTATACTTGTACTTTTGAACTTATGGTGCAGAATTGGTATGGAAGTTGTAACATAGGAAAACCACGTAAAACCGGGAAAACCACAGAAAACAGGGacttatttatttttggcaaGCAATAAGCACTTAAATAATGTATGTTATTGAGTTTTCTTTCACCTATGTATCTATGTGCAAATATTAGACTTCAATTTCAAAGCAACATCAATCCAAGACTTAATATTTGCTAAAATGCAATTGCAGCATCAATCCAAGTTttaaatttgataaaatttaaaCTTTAAGGAACCGTTTGGTTGGGAATAATGGATAACAATCTCGGAATAAAATGTGAAATGCGGGACGATTCGCGTTTAGCCATGGGTATCTAATTAGtcccaaaaattattttatactAATGGAGGGATCAGCTATCCCATGCCATATCCTTGTCTATCTCATCCATCCCACCAACCAAACGACCCTTAAGTTTCCTAATACTAATTCATTGTACTCTTAAGTGAG encodes the following:
- the LOC104246266 gene encoding seed biotin-containing protein SBP65-like yields the protein MASEKARRDIHIKGVAIGPRHEGQSLTLHSQPAKVGGLEFSSGGMQQEQMQKQEGTEERKAPSLEEIAQQRATAQQNSMDALTAAEERYQKAKELGASALHDAKESASHGLGAAGYYATAKGVQAKDSVTHGVQIGPEYVADKAGAAKDTTLDKGAQAKDTIVHGVQIGSEYVADKAGAAKDTVLEKSQQAYAATADTLTSAGQTAVESAQKAKDYTLQKAGETKDYAAEKISTAAQSTTNYAGEKATQAKQTAAELSKTAAEKTKNAASYVGQKGVEAKNATVETGKSAVGYAGEVAETAKDETEIAGLGAAHYTAKAAAEATKATAGVVSRAAGYAGEKAVAAKDVVADAGKSAVGYAGDKLAAAIDYVVSAEESAVDYTARKKVEAEKQLEGESEGGVISVEKREVKERGEESKQVQQQGGGVLQAIGETIAEIGKTAKDFVAGSGQFEGSEPVGIEKRSQSQ